One genomic window of Campylobacter curvus includes the following:
- a CDS encoding NHL repeat-containing protein, giving the protein MRKFVNFANGDEINFKVSGNLLVSQSIKNGKTRESKKEFTNPEEAQKARVKKEWETFKKGYVLCDENVNFGQACLHVYIGGGYSGALAFERCEQSVFIYKCGDQKDGDQADFLLVLDKDGCVKEQALLPQILAWEAARVGENLILDLDHTIYKFDPRTGEFTNLSNELNLRDSGNFYSFVCKGKSKVAFGASGKIFVTDGEKVLNFGEFKTTPIKGKAPLCAAFDDDRLALHTAAGEIKILGTNGEILNVIEGKFDVLDQICFLNDKMLVAREYYCGKVHCFELSSGRELKFGWQDECGEARKICVNEERTKLVMIDYNRAYVVDLASQNAREFEIEHIVKSCEAKFIDENLAVRTDYGCFSLYNAALF; this is encoded by the coding sequence ATGAGAAAGTTTGTAAATTTTGCAAACGGCGATGAGATAAATTTCAAAGTAAGCGGGAATTTGCTCGTATCGCAAAGCATAAAAAACGGCAAAACAAGGGAAAGTAAAAAGGAATTTACTAATCCCGAAGAAGCGCAAAAAGCCCGCGTCAAAAAGGAGTGGGAGACGTTCAAAAAGGGCTATGTTTTGTGTGATGAAAACGTAAATTTCGGGCAGGCGTGCTTACACGTTTATATAGGCGGCGGCTACTCGGGTGCGCTAGCGTTTGAGAGGTGCGAGCAGAGCGTATTTATCTATAAATGCGGCGATCAAAAAGATGGCGATCAAGCGGACTTTTTGCTAGTACTTGATAAAGACGGGTGCGTAAAAGAGCAGGCCCTTTTACCGCAGATCCTCGCGTGGGAAGCGGCACGCGTGGGCGAAAATTTAATTTTGGATTTAGACCATACTATCTATAAATTTGACCCGCGAACGGGCGAATTTACAAATCTTTCAAACGAGCTAAATTTGCGTGACTCGGGCAACTTTTACAGCTTCGTTTGCAAGGGCAAAAGTAAAGTAGCGTTTGGAGCGAGTGGTAAAATTTTCGTGACGGACGGAGAGAAGGTCTTGAATTTTGGCGAGTTTAAAACGACTCCGATCAAAGGCAAAGCCCCGCTTTGTGCGGCGTTTGATGACGATCGGCTCGCACTTCACACGGCAGCAGGAGAGATCAAAATTTTAGGCACAAACGGCGAAATTTTAAACGTCATTGAAGGCAAATTTGACGTTTTGGATCAGATTTGTTTTTTAAACGACAAGATGCTCGTCGCTAGAGAATACTACTGCGGCAAAGTGCATTGCTTCGAGCTTTCAAGCGGTCGCGAGCTTAAATTTGGCTGGCAAGATGAGTGCGGCGAAGCGAGAAAAATTTGCGTAAATGAGGAGCGAACGAAGCTTGTGATGATCGACTACAATAGAGCGTATGTCGTCGATCTAGCGAGCCAAAACGCACGCGAATTTGAAATAGAACACATCGTAAAAAGCTGCGAGGCGAAATTTATAGATGAAAATTTAGCCGTTCGCACGGACTACGGATGTTTTAGTTTATATAATGCGGCTCTTTTCTAA